In Anaerolineales bacterium, a single window of DNA contains:
- a CDS encoding type II secretion system protein E, with protein sequence MSLLKRIEQGKTVQAPTTGQPAAPAAQPSLVTLPPRRVVPPGVGAQKDTYTDLKTRVQNRLLAEIDPSMDISHTSEVRSTIQDLFEQVLAEENIVLSRPERQRLFEQISAEILGYGPIQTLLEDDTITEVMVNGAKNIYIERAGKIIRVPVAFESDEHVLRIIDRIVAPLGRRIDESSPYVDARLPDGSRVNAVIPPISLVGPVLTVRKFAKNPITLEQLIEYGTITPEALQFLKACVESKLNMVISGGTGSGKTTLLNILSQFIPGDERIVTVENAAELQLRQEHVVTLESRPPNIEGRGEVTIRQLVINCLRMRPDRIIVGEIRDEAALDMLQAMNTGHDGSMTTAHSNSPRDTLARMETMVMMAGMELPVRAIREQVSSAINLIIHEERLRDGTRKVVNITEVSGMEGDVITMTDIFVFEQSGFEGGKIIGRLRPTGLRPKFMDKIEASGIHLPPSIFGIGERRRY encoded by the coding sequence ATGTCTCTCCTGAAGCGAATTGAGCAGGGAAAAACCGTCCAGGCACCTACAACTGGCCAACCGGCAGCTCCAGCGGCACAGCCAAGCCTGGTGACTTTACCACCTCGTCGGGTGGTCCCACCAGGGGTCGGTGCACAGAAAGACACCTACACTGACCTGAAAACCCGCGTTCAGAACCGCCTGCTTGCTGAAATCGATCCCTCCATGGATATCTCACACACATCCGAGGTACGCAGCACAATCCAGGACCTATTCGAGCAAGTGCTGGCTGAGGAGAACATCGTACTTTCACGACCTGAACGGCAACGGCTATTTGAGCAGATCAGCGCCGAGATCCTGGGGTATGGACCCATCCAGACCTTGTTGGAAGACGATACGATCACCGAAGTCATGGTCAATGGGGCCAAGAACATCTATATCGAGCGAGCTGGCAAGATCATCCGCGTCCCCGTGGCATTTGAGAGTGATGAACACGTTTTACGGATCATCGACCGCATCGTTGCTCCCTTGGGTCGAAGAATCGATGAATCCAGCCCCTACGTGGATGCCCGTTTACCGGATGGCTCACGTGTCAATGCTGTCATCCCACCAATCTCACTGGTCGGTCCGGTGCTAACCGTGCGTAAATTCGCCAAAAACCCGATCACCCTCGAACAGTTGATCGAATATGGCACGATTACCCCCGAGGCGCTACAGTTCCTAAAGGCTTGCGTCGAATCGAAATTGAATATGGTGATCTCTGGCGGTACCGGCTCTGGGAAAACCACCCTGCTAAATATCCTGTCCCAATTCATCCCCGGTGATGAGCGCATTGTGACCGTTGAAAACGCGGCCGAGCTACAGCTGCGCCAGGAGCACGTGGTGACGCTCGAGTCTCGCCCACCGAATATTGAAGGCCGGGGAGAGGTGACTATACGGCAGCTGGTGATCAACTGCTTGCGTATGCGTCCTGACCGGATCATCGTAGGTGAAATCCGTGATGAGGCAGCCCTAGACATGTTGCAAGCGATGAACACCGGCCATGATGGCTCGATGACCACCGCGCACTCGAACAGCCCGCGCGACACCCTGGCCCGTATGGAGACCATGGTCATGATGGCGGGGATGGAGCTGCCGGTACGGGCGATCCGTGAACAGGTCTCTTCAGCCATTAACCTGATCATCCACGAAGAAAGGCTCAGGGATGGCACCCGTAAGGTGGTGAACATTACCGAGGTTTCCGGCATGGAAGGTGATGTGATTACCATGACGGATATCTTTGTGTTCGAACAATCCGGTTTTGAAGGTGGGAAAATTATCGGTAGGCTACGCCCGACTGGATTACGCCCGAAATTCATGGACAAGATCGAAGCGTCGGGGATTCACCTGCCTCCATCGATTTTTGGTATTGGGGAACGCAGGCGTTATTAA
- a CDS encoding secretion system protein yields the protein MGPTTILILGGVVAIILLVIGLIVTATEQKSLVDDRLEYLESDETGPIVPRKAVIGEWVGKQATRYTWGQSLGRSLARADIKMKVGEFILMTVILTLVGALIGWFLGGGSGIGKGVDSSQVLMGLPGIIIGGAIGFFAPTIYLKRQQGKRLLKFDNQLADMLSLMVNGLRAGYSIMQALEAVSRELPPPISDEFRRVVQEMQLGIPMDVSLDNLMRRIPSKDLDLVVTAMNVQREVGGNLAEIMEKISHTIRERVRVKGEIRVLTSQVMMSGRLLAIMPVAVIVLMYFINRQYMMRFFNPATRMFGIPALIIGAIMIVIGYFTMQKIASIEI from the coding sequence ATGGGACCAACAACAATTCTGATCCTGGGCGGTGTGGTAGCCATCATCCTGCTGGTGATCGGATTAATTGTTACGGCCACAGAACAAAAGTCGTTGGTTGACGACCGGCTTGAATACCTTGAGTCAGACGAAACAGGTCCAATAGTCCCCAGGAAGGCTGTCATCGGCGAATGGGTCGGGAAGCAAGCCACACGCTATACCTGGGGGCAAAGCCTTGGTCGGTCACTAGCGCGAGCCGATATCAAGATGAAGGTCGGGGAGTTTATCCTTATGACGGTCATCTTGACCCTGGTTGGTGCCTTGATCGGTTGGTTCCTGGGTGGTGGTTCGGGGATCGGTAAGGGAGTCGATTCTTCCCAGGTTCTCATGGGATTGCCTGGTATCATCATTGGTGGGGCGATCGGTTTCTTTGCCCCGACGATTTACTTGAAACGGCAACAAGGGAAGAGACTGCTTAAATTTGATAACCAGCTGGCGGATATGCTCAGCTTAATGGTGAACGGTTTGCGGGCCGGATATTCGATCATGCAGGCCCTGGAAGCCGTCAGTCGCGAGCTACCCCCTCCTATCTCGGATGAGTTCCGCCGGGTGGTGCAGGAGATGCAGCTAGGTATTCCAATGGATGTCTCGCTGGATAACTTGATGCGCAGGATCCCCAGTAAAGACCTCGACCTGGTGGTGACTGCCATGAACGTACAGCGCGAAGTGGGTGGCAACCTGGCTGAGATCATGGAGAAAATATCGCATACAATTCGCGAGCGCGTGCGGGTGAAGGGTGAGATCCGCGTGTTGACCTCCCAGGTAATGATGTCAGGTAGGCTACTGGCCATCATGCCAGTCGCCGTTATTGTGCTTATGTATTTCATCAACCGTCAGTACATGATGCGCTTCTTTAACCCAGCCACGCGCATGTTTGGTATCCCCGCCCTGATCATTGGGGCGATCATGATCGTCATCGGCTATTTCACCATGCAGAAGATCGCAAGTATCGAGATTTAG